One window of the Saccopteryx bilineata isolate mSacBil1 chromosome 2, mSacBil1_pri_phased_curated, whole genome shotgun sequence genome contains the following:
- the MBNL1 gene encoding muscleblind-like protein 1 isoform X7, with translation MAMLAQQMQLANAMMPGAPLQPVPMFSVAPSLATNASAAFNPYLGPVSPSLVPAEILPTAPMLVTGNPGVPVPAAAAAAAQKLMRTDRLEVCREYQRGNCNRGENDCRFAHPADSTMIDTNDNTVTVCMDYIKGRCSREKCKYFHPPAHLQAKIKAAQYQVNQAAAAQAAATAAAMTQSAVKSLKRPLEATFDLGIPQAVLPPLPKRPALEKTNGATAVFNAGIFQYQQALANMQLQQHTAFLPPGSILCMTPATSVVPMVHGATPATVSAATTSATSVPFAATATANQIPIISAEHLTSHKYVTQM, from the exons ccAATGTTTTCAGTTGCACCAAGCTTAGCCACGAACGCATCAGCAGCCTTTAATCCCTACTTGGGACCTGTCTCCCCAAGCCTGGTTCCAGCAGAGATCTTGCCGACTGCACCCATGTTGGTTACAGGGAATCCTGGCGTCCCTGTACctgcagctgctgcagctgctgcacaaaaattaatgcgGACAGACAGACTTGAG GTATGTCGAGAGTACCAGCGTGGCAATTGCAACAGAGGGGAAAATGATTGTCGATTTGCTCATCCTGCTGACAGCACAATGATTGACACCAATGACAACACAGTCACCGTGTGTATGGATTACATCAAGGGGAGATGCTCTCGGGAAAAGTGCAAATACTTTCATCCTCCCGCACATCTGCAAGCCAAGATCAAGGCTGCCCAATACCAGGTCAACCAGGCTGCAGCAGCACAGGCTGCAGCCACCGCAGCTGCCATG ACTCAGTCGGCTGTCAAATCACTGAAGCGACCCCTCGAGGCAACCTTTGACCTG GGAATTCCTCAAGCTGTACTTCCCCCATTACCAAAGAGGCCTGCTCTTGAAAAAACCAACGGTGCCACCGCAGTCTTTAACGCTGGTATTTTCCAGTACCAACAGGCTCTAGCCAACATGCAGTTACAGCAGCATACAGCGTTTCTCCCACCAG GCTCAATATTGTGCATGACACCCGCTACAAGTGTTG TTCCCATGGTGCACGGTGCTACGCCAGCCACTGTGTCCGCAGCAACAACATCTGCCACAAGTGTTCCCTTCGCTGCAACAGCCACAGCCAACCAG atACCCATAATATCTGCCGAACATCTGACTAGCCACAAGTATGTTACCCAGATGTAG